One part of the Phycisphaeraceae bacterium genome encodes these proteins:
- the rsmA gene encoding ribosomal RNA small subunit methyltransferase A: MQTLAQIKQVLETHGLTPKKSLGQNFLIDQNLIRKLVDACGVKPGDLVLEVGPGTGTLTEELLSRGCDVVACELDDHLSAILAERAHEIPGGERLTVVHADCLSKERELSEAVRSVLRRLAAGRGFRLVANLPYGAATPLLTTLLLDHPACSTMGVTIQREVADRLLAKPGTKEYGGLTVIAQSLARVTRIATLPRECFWPRPEVTSTMVLLERSEAPRTSDPAGLSEFCRVIFAQRRKQLGSLLSAAGVTIAGPWPEGVSPSARAEQLSIEQIESLRRIAHRGPPPAP; the protein is encoded by the coding sequence ATGCAGACGCTCGCGCAGATCAAGCAGGTGCTCGAGACCCACGGCCTGACGCCCAAGAAGTCGCTCGGCCAGAACTTCCTGATCGATCAGAACCTCATCCGCAAACTGGTCGACGCCTGCGGCGTCAAGCCCGGCGATCTCGTGCTCGAGGTGGGCCCCGGCACCGGGACGCTGACCGAGGAACTGCTCTCCCGCGGGTGCGACGTCGTGGCCTGCGAGCTCGACGACCACCTCAGCGCGATCCTCGCCGAGCGAGCCCACGAGATCCCCGGCGGCGAGCGCCTCACCGTCGTCCACGCCGATTGCCTGTCGAAGGAGCGGGAGCTGAGCGAAGCCGTCCGATCGGTCCTCCGCCGGCTCGCCGCGGGGCGCGGGTTCCGGCTCGTCGCCAACCTCCCCTACGGCGCCGCAACGCCGCTGCTCACCACTCTTCTGCTGGACCACCCCGCGTGCAGCACGATGGGGGTGACGATCCAGCGCGAAGTGGCCGACCGGCTGCTCGCCAAGCCCGGAACCAAGGAATACGGCGGGCTCACGGTCATTGCACAATCGCTCGCCCGTGTCACCCGCATCGCCACCCTGCCGCGCGAGTGCTTCTGGCCACGGCCGGAGGTGACGAGCACGATGGTGCTGCTGGAACGCTCCGAAGCCCCACGCACGTCGGATCCCGCCGGGCTGTCGGAGTTCTGCCGCGTCATCTTCGCCCAGCGCCGCAAGCAACTCGGGTCGCTCTTGAGCGCCGCCGGGGTGACGATCGCCGGCCCCTGGCCCGAGGGCGTGTCGCCCAGCGCCCGCGCCGAGCAACTCAGCATCGAGCAGATCGAGTCCCTGCGCCGGATCGCACACCGGGGTCCGCCCCCGGCCCCCTGA